GAGCGCTGACGCTGGAGCCCGTGTACTGCCTGGGGCTTTGCGCACAGTCGCCTGCAGCGATGCTCGACGGCCATCCGCATGCGCGGCTGGATACCGGGCGCATGTCGTCCCTCGTCGCTCGCAGCGTGGAGGCCGCATGAACCGGATTCGTGTCTTCGTCCCGCGCGACAGCGCGGCACTGGCTGTGGGCGCCGATGAAGTCGCCGCGCGCATCGCGGCCCTCGCGCCCGCTGAGGTCGAGATCGTCCGCAACGGCTCGCGCGGCATGCTGTGGCTGGAGCCGCTGGTGGAAGTGGAAACTCCGCTGGGCCGGGTGGCTTACGGCCCGGTGGCGCCCGGAGACGTGCCCTCGCTCATCGAAGCCGGTTTCCTGCAAGGCGATGAACATCCGCTGCTGGTGGGCATCACGGACCGCCTGCCCTGGCTGAAGTCGCAGGAGCGCCTGACCTTCGCCCGCGTGGGCATCACCGATCCTCTCTCGCTCGCCGACTACGAGGCCCACGGTGGCCTGGCCGGCTGGCGGCAGGCGCAGTCACTGCCCCCGGCGGCCATCGTGCAGCAGGTGCTGGACTCGGGCCTGCGCGGACGCGGCGGCGCGGCCTTCCCGGCCGGCATCAAGTGGCAGACGGTAGCGGCCGCGCAGGCGCCGCAGAAGTACGTCGTCTGCAATGCCGACGAAGGCGACTCGGGCACCTACGCCGACCGCATGCTGATGGAGGGCGACCCCTTCCTGCTGATCGAAGGCATGGCGATCGCGGGCCTGGCCACCGGCGCCACGCGCGGCTACGTCTACGTGCGCTCCGAATATCCGCATGCGATTGCGACGCTGCGCGAGGCCGTGGCCAGCGCCCGCGGCGCCGGCCTGCTGGGCCCGCACTTCGAGCTGGAAGTGCGCAAGGCCGCCGGCTCCTACGTCTGCGGCGAGGAGACGGCGATGCTGGAAAGCCTGGAAGGCCGGCGCGGCATCGTGCGCGCCAAGCCGCCGCTGCCGGCGCTCCAGGGCCTGTTCGGCCAGCCGACCGTCATCAACAACGTGCTCACCTTCGCCGCGGTGCCGACGGTGCTGGCAAAGGGGCCGCTCGCCTACCGCGACTTCGGCATGGGCCGCTCGCGCGGCACCCTGCCCTTCCAGCTGGCCGGCAACGTGCGGCGTGGCGGGCTGGTGGAGAAGGCTTTCGGCGTGACCTTGCGCGAGCTGATGTTCGACTACGGCGGCGGCACTGCGTCCGGCCGGCCGCTGAAGGCCGCGCAGGTGGGCGGCCCGCTCGGCGCCTACCTGCCCGAGTCGCAGTGGGACCTGCCGCTGGACTACGAAGCCTATGCGGCGGTCGGCGCCGTGGTCGGCCACGGCGGAATCGTGATGCACGACGACCGCGCCGACATGGCGCGACTCGCGCGCTACGCCATGGAGTTCTGCGCCATCGAATCCTGTGGCAAGTGCACGCCCTGCCGCATCGGCTCCACGCGCGGTGTCGAAGTGGTGGACCGCATCGCCGCCGCCGACCCGCAGCTGCGGCCGCAGCAGGTGAAGCTGCTGCGCGACCTGTGCGACACCATGCTGCACGGCTCGCTCTGCGCCATGGGCGGCATGACGCCCTACCCCGTGCTGTCCGCCCTGAACCACTACCCCGAGGACTTCGGCATCGCGGCTCCCGGCCGCGCCGCCGCCTGAAAGGAGCCGCCATGCTGGACCACCTGAAAGCCGAGGACTACGGCACGCCCAAGCGCGAGTCCGAACAGGAAGTGACCCTGGAGATCGACGGCGCGTCGGTCACCGTGCCCAAGGGCACTTCGCTGATGCGCGCCGCCGTCGGAGCCGGCAGGCGCGTGCCCAAGCTGTGCGCCACCGACAGCGTGGAGCCCTTCGGCTCCTGCCGCCTCTGCCTGGTGGAGGTCGAGGGCCGCAAGGGCTTCCCGGCCTCCTGCACCACGCCGGCCGAAGCCGGCATGAAGGTGCGCACGCAGACGCCGCGCCTGCAGGAGTTGCGCAAGGGCGTGATGGAGCTCTACATCTCCGACCATCCGCTGGATTGCCTGACCTGCAGCGCCAACGGCAACTGCGAGCTGCAGGACATGGCCGGCGTCACCGGCCTGCGAAACGTGCGCTACGGCTTCAAGGGCGCCAACCACCTCGACGCGAAGAAGGACGAATCGAATCCCTACTTCACCTACGACGCATCGAAGTGCATCGTCTGCAGCCGCTGCGTGCGCGCCTGCGAGGAGCAGCAAGGGACTTTCGCGCTGACCATCAGCGGCCGCGGCTTCGAGTCGCGCGTGTCGCCGGGCCAGGACCAGCCCTTCATGGAAAGCGAGTGCGTCAGCTGCGGCGCCTGCGTCGAAGCCTGCCCCACGGCGACCCTGCAGGAAAAGACGGTCATCGAGCTGGGCCAGCCGGAACACAGCGTGCTGACCACCTGCGCCTACTGCGGCGTGGGCTGCGGCTTCAAGGCGGAGATGAAGGGCAACCAGGTCGTGCGCATGGTGCCCTGGAAGGACGGCAAGGCCAACGAAGGCCACTCGTGCATCAAGGGCCGCTTCGCCTGGGGCTATGCGACGCACCAGGACCGCATCACCAAGCCCATGATCCGCAAGAGCATCACCGAGCCCTGGCGCGAGGTGAGCTGGGAAGAGGCCATCGGCTACGCCGCGTCCGAGTT
The sequence above is a segment of the Ramlibacter agri genome. Coding sequences within it:
- a CDS encoding formate dehydrogenase beta subunit, with product MNRIRVFVPRDSAALAVGADEVAARIAALAPAEVEIVRNGSRGMLWLEPLVEVETPLGRVAYGPVAPGDVPSLIEAGFLQGDEHPLLVGITDRLPWLKSQERLTFARVGITDPLSLADYEAHGGLAGWRQAQSLPPAAIVQQVLDSGLRGRGGAAFPAGIKWQTVAAAQAPQKYVVCNADEGDSGTYADRMLMEGDPFLLIEGMAIAGLATGATRGYVYVRSEYPHAIATLREAVASARGAGLLGPHFELEVRKAAGSYVCGEETAMLESLEGRRGIVRAKPPLPALQGLFGQPTVINNVLTFAAVPTVLAKGPLAYRDFGMGRSRGTLPFQLAGNVRRGGLVEKAFGVTLRELMFDYGGGTASGRPLKAAQVGGPLGAYLPESQWDLPLDYEAYAAVGAVVGHGGIVMHDDRADMARLARYAMEFCAIESCGKCTPCRIGSTRGVEVVDRIAAADPQLRPQQVKLLRDLCDTMLHGSLCAMGGMTPYPVLSALNHYPEDFGIAAPGRAAA